The region ACGCTTGTGAGCGCGTATGGCGGCAAGTTCCTCGACGGCGGCAAGCCGGCGTTCACAACAGGGGGAGGCCTCGAAGCTCTGAACTACATGGTTTCGAGCTACACCTCCGGGCTGACCAATCCGAACTCGAAGGAATTCCTCGAGGAGGACGTGCGCAAGGTATTCCAGAACGGCGACGCCGCCTTCGCGCTCAACTGGACCTACATGTACAATCTCGCCAATGATCCGAAGGAGAGCAAGGTTGCCGGCAAGGTCGGCGTCGTGCCTGCTCCAGGCGTAGCGGGCAAGAGCGAGGTTTCCGCGGTGAACGGCTCCATGGGGCTCGGTATTACCTCGACCAGCAAGAATCCGGAAGAGGCATGGAAATACATCGTTCACATGACCTCGCAGGAGACGCAGAACGCTTATGCAAAGCTCAGCCTGCCGATCTGGGCGTCGTCCTATGAAGATCCGAACGTGACGAAGGGCCAGGAAGAGTTGATCGCCGCGGCAAAACTTGGTCTTGCCGCGATGTATCCGCGCCCCACCACACCAAAGTACCAGGAGCTTTCGACCGCCCTGCAGCAGGCGATCCAGGAAGCGCTGCTCGCTCAGGCTTCGCCGGAAGAAGCGCTGAAGGCGGCCGCCGAAAACAGCGGCCTTTGACGTCTGTCGGCTCGCGCCCCGGACGAGCAATCGTCCGGAGCTCGCCGAGCACGCTCTCCCGGCGAGAGGCACGATCAGAACAGAAAACACCGACGATGGAACGGTTTACAGCCGCTTCCGGTCTTAAATTCTCAAGTTGATAGGCTTGCGAGGTGGGCCGATCTCAGCTGAGATCTTCCTGACCTACAGCGCCACGCGTCTTTTCAGACGCGCAAAAATCGCTGTAGCACTTTGAAATGCTGCATGTTTTTTCCTTAAATCGGAGCCGATTTACGGAAACATGCAGTAAAAGCGACAAAGGTCTCCATTCATGTCCGGCACCTGGATATCAACGCGCGCGTGGCTGCTGATGTTGCCGCTCCTCGTGGTCATGATCGCTGTCATCGGTTGGCCACTGGTGGACACGGTGCGGCTCTCCTTCACGAATGCGAAGCTCGTCGGCACGGAAGGCAGCTTCGTCGGCCTCGACAACTACGCAAGGATGTTCGGCGGATCGAACTTCCGGCGGGCGCTCGTCACCACAACCTGGTTCGCCGTCGTTTCCGTTGCCGCCGAAATGGTGCTCGGCGTACTTGCCGCCCTGTTGCTCAATCAGCAATTTCG is a window of Sinorhizobium numidicum DNA encoding:
- a CDS encoding extracellular solute-binding protein, producing the protein MLKTTRNALIGATLIGVTFTGHAYAETTLNALFMAQAAYSEADVRAMTEAFTKANPDVKVNLEFVPYEGLHDKTVLAQGSGGGYDVVLFDVIWPAEYATNNVLVDVTDRITDEMKKGILPGAWTTVEYNGKRYGMPWILDTKYLFYNKEILEKAGIKAPPKTWDELAAQAKTIKDKGLLANPIAWSWAQAEAAICDYTTLVSAYGGKFLDGGKPAFTTGGGLEALNYMVSSYTSGLTNPNSKEFLEEDVRKVFQNGDAAFALNWTYMYNLANDPKESKVAGKVGVVPAPGVAGKSEVSAVNGSMGLGITSTSKNPEEAWKYIVHMTSQETQNAYAKLSLPIWASSYEDPNVTKGQEELIAAAKLGLAAMYPRPTTPKYQELSTALQQAIQEALLAQASPEEALKAAAENSGL